Within the Gossypium raimondii isolate GPD5lz chromosome 12, ASM2569854v1, whole genome shotgun sequence genome, the region GGGAGTATCGGTTTCTTTTACCATGAatcatattcttttatatatgttcttAGTTTTGACAAACCTTTGGTGTCTTGGTAGGATGCTTTTTATTATACTGACTTGAGTATAACAGTGTATTACTGTTATAATCTGTATTCTAACCTTATCCTTCTTAGGATATCATGCCAAGCATCATTTCAGATCATGATTGGCTTCGTGCCTTGAGGATGACTTCTTATGGTTTCCTTTTATATGGTCCTGGCTCATATGCTTGGTATAAATATCTGGATCACTGTTTGCCACATCAGACACCACAAAATATAATGTTGAAGGTAAAGttgtttcattttcattctttcatAGTGCAATGAATTTAAGGTTGGAAAATAACtgaataacttaattataaacaCTGACAATATTTACTTATTGCAGGTTTTACTAAACCAGATAGTGCTTGGTCCTTGTGTAATTGGTGTTGTCTTTGCATGGAACAATTTATGGCTAGGAAAGCTCTCAGAGCTTCCTGACAAATATCAGAAGGATGCTCTCCCAACACTGTTTTATGGTAAAATCCTCATTTGATGCAATTTGCATATTAGCTTATAAAGATATCTAGGTTTGgtgtaatttaatatttgtctTTGATTCTTATGCAGGATTTAGGTTTTGGATCCCCGTCAGCTTGTTGAATTTTTGGTAAACCAGTATATTTGTCATCTATTTATTTCAGTTTGTCATTGAATCATGGTAGTACTCCAAAATAACTCGCATGTTGAAAGTAACGAAAAATCTTGAATACATCCATCTATTATGCTATTTCAGTTTACAATCACcctctttattttctctctccctTCTTTTAACCCTCAGTTTCTGATTCTCCATTTCTTCTACTTTTCTGCCTACTTCTCTGTTTCTGTCACCTCCCTATGCTAAAATATCTTCTTATTAATTCCTTGTGTTTCATGTGCTTATTGGttattttgacattccatatctgATAATATTTTTTGGCTCTGTTTGGTGGTTGACAGGGTGGTCCCTCTTCAAGCCCGTGTAGCTTTCATGTCCGTAGGATCCATTTTTTGGAACTTTTACTTGTCGTCAACTATGAGCCAGTAGATTCAACCGCACGATTGATTGATTAATTCATGTCACATGAGctaatgatatatttttagttCTTGCTCCCAGTTTTACTTCCTTTGGGCTGGCTCTATTTATGAGTTACGGTCTCTTTTGTCTGTGCGTGTACGTGTTTACGTCGGTTTtcatatatgataaatttatcgTTGACCTAAAATCTGGCAGAATTCAAGCCTAAAGAAATCCAGGGATTGGATTCGGAAGTTACAATTTGTGCCATAATTTGTTCACAGTTTGAGTTGGTTCAAAGATTTGCTTTGCTTGAAGTACTATCAATTTAACTACTAATATTGGATTCAAAtacaatacaaaatttttataggATTTGTTTGATTTATGAAAAAGGCTTCTAAAATTCtgatctttttttttggtgttttggCGCTTGTTTTAAGGGGGAAAAAAGGAACTTGttccataaaaaataaactacatGTCAATgaaagttttatgtttttgagaacTTATAAAGACATTTTAGGAAACTAAACCAAAGTAAAAAGATTGATctttgttaaaaagaaatagaTCCATTTCTATGGTCATAGTCtcctaatttttgttttttggtctAATAAACTTCATTATATTAAGGCTTTATTCATGTTTTAGCTTTCAAAATTACCTTAAAAATCCTAAGAACCGCCACTGTtgaatatttcaaactttttagctttttcttcttactgatttcatttttccttatttaaaaaatgatttatcatattaaaatatcttatatggaaaatatagaaCATATGTCCAAATTTGATTGGGCTTTTTTTTAACACTGTTAAGTTTTTGGACCCAAAATATAAACAGAAATAAAGTTGAGGTAGGACAAATAATTTAGGTACTTATATGAGAAGATAAGTATAGTTTAGGGGTCAAAACATGAATAAAGCCTCATATCAATACTGAAAAAGATCTTTTAACAGAAGGTTTGTAAGGAGTTGTGGCGGGGAGCTCTCCCAATCAACTGGGCAACACCAAGTTTTTGTGTATTTACAACAAAACGAGACAGATACAGACTCAAGCAAAAATCGAATAGCTTGAGATTCCTAGTCATTAAATACACCAAGTCATTATTATCTAATTCAAGAACAACTTGCTTCCACTTCCAAAAAGAGACAAAGGAAGCTCCCAATCCAATCGCCATCACTTCCACCACCTTAGTAGATGTAGCATGGATTGAGCATTAACCCCGTCAATAACCTAACCTTGGCAGTCCCTAGAAACAGCTGCAATACCAGCTATCCCTGTCACATTCACCTAAGAAGCATCACAATTAACcttaatattagaaaaaaaaaaagggcttcTTCCAACGAGAACCAAGCTCAAGAGTTCTGGTGTTAGCTAAACCTGAAACAACCTCACCCTCCATTGCATTGTCCTTCGTACATTTTTGCCATAAAGATAGTGGCTCTCCTAAAATATTGTTGAAGACCAATTTGGTCTTTGATCCACTGATCTCTGGAAgcacaaaaattacaaattcactatttcaattatttatttccactactttaatttttccttttctaatgATTTTCTCAATTTACTAACTTAGAATCGTTAACTTTCAATGATAGTGTATAACCTTTACAACTCTCTATCTTTTAAATTGGTAATATAGAACCACTCTCCTCAAAGTTTTCTATCCAAAATAATCTcacaaatagaaaaactaaagcAAACAATAAAAACCTCTCAAATCTATTGGTTTGCAAAGTTTAAGTACtaacaaattacatataaacatttgaatgaaaaataagaacttTACCCAACAAGTGTTTACAAAtagaatttgaataaaatgagaataaagaGAATAATAAATGAACATTTGATTTTTGATACCTTGAACTTGTTTCTTGTCTTCATTGGAGTGTTGTAAGACCCTATGTATACCTCTCATTGAATTGTAGTCATTTGGGGTTGTTAGAGGGAGTTTTTAACTGTTTGAAGCATTAATTATGCTTATTAAAGGCCTTATACAACTTGTGGTATCAATACTCATAAATGAGGCATTGACACTCttagtaaaaataattgttaGAAAGGATGTTGTATTGACACCATGAAGATCAATATTAATACTCTTGGGTTGGGTATTGATACTTTAAAAACAAGTATCGctactttatttttcaaaaaagtgtTGTGGCTACTAGCTTGCCAATGTATAGATACCTTACTAATGGTACAGACACTTTGGGTTAGGTATATCGATACCAAGATGTTGGGTATCGATACTTCACCCCTCTCAAATGTGTTGTGGAGGTTATTTGAGGGTAATATTAATGCCATATACTAAGGTATtgatatttatccttaaaattgCTTGTAAATCATTTTGGAACACTTATAAAGGTCTTGGGATTATCTCAAAAACATTTGTTACAAGTCAAAACATTTTGGAAacttatttttgagtatttgtaacacttgaaaatatttgaaagatgttcaaattgaatttaacataattGATTAAGTGGTTGAAAGTATAAAtcaattattaatgttttgttatatcaaaagatTTTTGTCAagctaataatattttttatataataaaaccttaaaagaagaatttgtttttaaaagttCCTCTTAAATCGCTTATCATTTTTCAAGTGATACATCCCTATTAAAACATACTTTGAAgaaacttatttttaatatatctttaaaaaaattatttgaattgagtAGCATGGTAGGTGTTTTTGTAACACCTTCTACCCGACTCAAATTGCCGAATCTGGATATTGGGTGCTACAAGATTTAAACACTTagcaataaattaaaatagacatAAAATCATTCGAAcacaaactttttatttatttatttattgttcttgaaacaaaagataaatgaaagagaacatttaataattacatCGGATTTTCAAAAGCAGTATATAATGTTACGACTTAAAACTTTGTTAAAGACAAACTTCTTCATGGAGTAAAGTACTAAGCGCCATATTCCTAAGGTgccctctgtatgcataatatcgcAACACGAACTTTCACCTTGGCACATTCCTGGCTGGGTCCCTACTGGCATCAACTTTACCTCAAAACCTGTATCACAACCAGACACTCATGAGTTCAAATAAACTTAGTGAATTTTAACCAATGTTACCTTTGAAAATTTGTTGTAGAATTTCTCGACTTGAAGattctaaatttctctttagTCTTTAGCTGACACTTTCCTAAACACCAAGCGCATACCTATACGCCAATCTCTACACTTGACCCCATATACACATTTCACTTATTAAGCATATTGCAGAATTTACCCCTCAACGCGGGTCTTATTTCTCACTTTCTAGAAAGGTAGAAGTTGGATACATTCCTCGAAGTGATATTCATGCAAAAGTTACTTTCGAAGGATTTTCACTCAAATAGATGTTGAATTCTTTGCCTAAAATACTATACACACAATTATTTGTCTTAGTGGATTCTTATACAGACAAATATTGAATACGCTACATAGGCATTATAAAATACACCACAAAAGCATTGTAGAATAAGCCACATAAGCATTGCAAAATACACCACaaagaaaatacataataaGCCACATAGGCATTGCATAATATGCCACAAATGCATTACAAAATATGCCACATAGGCATTGTAGAATACACCATAAAGGCATTACAAAATATGCTACAAAGGCATTATagaatacgccacaaaggcttcaaAAGTAACTTACCTAAAAAGGCTCTATTTGGTTGCCACCAAGGTACCATATGAACAGTCATGTTTGCGATATGGATTTTCTAAACTCATCATCAcgtgaggtttgcccatcatcgCCCGGGATACGTAGAAACCTTGGTAGATAAATGTGACCCATCAGCCTTTTCCGGAATATGCGATGGCCATGGTCTTTCCTTAGATTTGCCATACCAAATTTCATGTTTACTGTCCCAACGGGCTTCGTCAAATACCACCGCGGGGGTCAACTCTCATCTTACAATAATTATCCCGAAACTCCGTCAAACCCCCATTTCTCTAACATTTTCAATCATGCATCATGCATATAACATAAGTACACATTCATGTAAACTTTACTCCTACCCATAATAGAATCATACCTCTTTTCATGCTTACCACACATTGACACAACCATGCAACAAGGTATATGCTCCATGTACGAACATACAGTTGCTTCCAAGAACCACATCTACTCATGCATACAACACATCACACACTTAAACTTATGCAGATACTTTACAGGGATCACACATATACAATTAGTAGTCAATCAATGACTCATGCACCGTTATTGAAACATCAACCATATGAAGGAACTTTCTAGAATGACTTGTAGGAGTCGGGACTTGAGACTCACCTAAGAACTCACATTGACTTCAACTTAGAATTTCTATTCTAATGATCTTACCCGAACCAGCAGTTGCAACTGCTTAAAAGATTATGGAACTTCCATTAAAATCCCATTTCTAGTCACTTTACTAACATTTCAGATACATATGGCCCTATACATGGCCTCCTACTCACACTCTACTGTTTTTATGTCTCTTAACATCTTTACTCTTTCAAAATCGCAACATGCATAAGTATCAGACTTATTAGGACGTTGAAGCATCCACCCATTATCCCAAAAACCTTAGCTTCTAATTTAACGACAAAGAAGAAAATACTTAGCTTATGAAGAAGAACTAGAGTGTAgaacaaaaggaagaaaagaaaaacatttgaaTGTTCCTTCTTACCATATATATACTCAGTTCCTCTTAGTGGATATTGAAAAATGTCATATGCATACAAAAATTGTCCCTTTAATGCCCTATCAAAATTAGGAAAAACATAAAAGAGAATCTAGTGCAGATACTATTTGACCAGCCTAGTCCGTTCAGTTGACTCCCAACCAATCATGTAACACCCAGTTTTGGCGGGTTCCATGTTTTAGCAAGTAGATTGATAGTAGTCTGTGAGATGCAATTCTATTTGCCTAATTATTGTTTTGGCGTGTAGATTGAGCGTATAGAAGATGTTAGGATATTAAGTAAGGATTTACCTCAGAATGTGTGGAGTTGTAAAGAAAAGTTAGATAAAGGTATTGAGAGTTTTGTAAGTTGGGATTATCGCTGAAAGTATAGTTCGCCAAGTTCATTGAGTTACTGTGCTAGTTATGTTATAAATGATTTGGTTAGGAATTAATGGAACAGATGAaccaagtaaataaatttataggattttttatttatgttctctCTCTATAGCTGTAAACCATTTATAAAGgcaattttgaaagttagtgGCACATGTCAAGTTCCAATGGGAACTtaggttatatatatttttaggcTAGAGAAAGGGGGAgttttcttccttcttcaaaAGTGTTGCTATATGAATCTTAAGGAAccaacaatattttatttctcttttaagctgaagttgaaattttggattttatcaGTGATTAATCCATGTCAAGGTAAGTTTTTTGACTTTGCATGTTAAAGTTATGAAAGATTAAGTTTGTAAGAGTGCatgaacaataaaataaagaagtaaGACTCTGCATGAGGGTTAATGATCTGCCACAAATTGAAGTGGCAAATTAGGCTTTTCTAGCACACTTAAAGAGATATTTCTCGAGCAAAATAGAGTTTTTAGCATAGTTTTtcgttattttattattttaatattttcgagTAATAAGTTAAAATGCATCGTTTTTGtctaattttttatccaaattggTCGATAATGCCATTTGGAGGCCTAAAATGTGTTTGAGTACTATAGGGACGTGTTAGAGGTCGAAAACGAGCAAGAACAACATCTAGTACAAGGGTGTCGCGATATCCAACCCTTAGAATCTCGATACCTCCGACAGAGTAGAAGGCCAAAGAGACCCTTTCAGCTGTATCGCGATATCCTCTTTGGGTATTGTGATATCCACCTCTCAAGGAAGACCCCAAGTTCAATATTGCCCAAGATATCGTGATATCCTCCCCTAGGTATCGCGATATTGCCTTCGTCAAGGGGAAAAACTTAGAGAAAAAGGTTAACCTTTATCTACTCGGCTCACCAATCACACATGACCCGTGTAAGGTTAAATTTGGCATTGAAAAGCAATCAGAACACCctttaaaataaccaaaaattgtTGAGAAGGAGAGAGACACATTCTagcttagttttaggtttagctttctctaggttttctttaggttttttttttcacttttctagagttttagtttttctcttgtTCTACCTTAGATTAGACATTATTTTCTGTATTTACttcttgttctttcttttcttgatgttagttaagttagttaacaCTGTAGCTAAGGTTTATTTGCATTTCAATCCTTGTACTTTACTTTCAAGACTTTTTAAGCTTTAGTTTATTGCACTTTAAATCTATTAAAgcttgttccttttatgtttcttgccttagattttcttgttaaatgcttttggtttcatgatatttaatttttttgcataaaaatctcaactttcATATTACAAgtaatgagtggcatctagcaatgcatcattgctacctaagttacaagaagtcgtaattcgacataacctttttgtgCTAAAtctttcatgtattatatcctttCGTCATTTATTTCTAGACTAGGCACAAGTCAtagaatagtcacacttgtataatccaatctcatgtttcttgatatctcgaatagactacaataaacaaataagtatgatatctcatatcaacttatttgagtatggtcatgcatttctagtctcactcaatcaagtgacctaagatattgctcccattatgtaggagggacaaatccTATCTTAATCAACCATACCCCACGACATAGATTGGCATATCCAACATCAGTTTTTTCAGTACAACTTGTTACGGAAGacatttgactgtatcaaaatatacgtctcacaatgttgggataatgatgatctcaagtctaagaatcgtatacatagttatcattatgagtaatgttgtgactattacataataatccaagaaacatactcatagctagtcagtccaatatgttgttctctagcacatactcatgtattgattttgacatccttATGTTAATGACAatactttgtcatcaatcaactgcaCATTGGTCTCAAaacattattgttgtccaagcccacaataatacttgactaaggaccttttaagaataatcatatttttcttaggactttattacaattcaatttatttatatacacaaaaagagaaactgaaataacaatggcaatgccttatattaataagcAAGGTAAAACAAGTATGTAATTACAATCATATCATGATTAGTCTTTAGACATACTATAATAGAATCTGGAGTTCAAGCTACTATCCTTGGATGTTAGGTGAGTCTATATGCTGACTCTTGCATGCATACTCTTCGTACTAGAAGATCTATAGGAAAGTGGTTGAAAGGTAATACTGAGATCGGGAATGTTATAGTATGTTATGTATGTGACTATATAACTGATTACTAAAGGATATCTATGATTGTGTGAATGTTTGTTGAGGACGATATGTATATCTGGTATAGATTCTGATGAGTTTGAGTTTGTGATGAATGATGTATGAGCAATATGATGTGTTGTATCGTTGTATTTAAAGGTCTGGAATGTTTAGTATGTGATGATTGATGTATGAGCATTAAAATATTGAAGTATGGCTGAGTATGTATATGTCTAAAATGAATGCTTTGAGATGTacgttgtaacaacccgtttttcagtggtgtcagaaacagaaaatttttaaatattattatttaatatttatgagtcaaatatggtttttaaaaaggtttttgatttgataaattatgatttataagcgttttattaagttcaagtgatATGACCCTAacgtcaagtggttttagaaaataaggtatcaggacctcgtttttataaactgagccgtaaatatttataaaaatatttacagagtttcATTAAGGTGAgattaaagtttcattgaaaaattttaatgtttcgataattaattaattaaaaggactaaattgtaaaagttgaaaaagtcaatcgcCATTTCATGTGAGTGATTTaatggcttaatgaatgaaAGTATATGGAAtaatatggtaaatataccatattacACTGGAGCAGCCGgttggttttgttttattatgaatatacatatgtgttttgttaattaaaaaaataaaacaaattaaaaaggtaataaaataaaacaaaagatatcatcttcctctttttaaagtttggctgaaattgagaaagaagaaaagccATGGAAGGGGTTGAGCTTTTGGCTTTCTCTTTAAAGTTGCATGGTATGTCATTTtagtcccgtttttaataatttttatgattttgaggtcgttgcaactaggtctagctagcccgtaccttcgattttgaaactgttaaagattttgaatgtttccattgatgaatcttgtgatttttgttgttaaatgatgaatttggaatgttgattgataattaaaagtattttgttaagtgtaTTTTGATGACTTTCTgggttagggactaaattgttaaattaataaaagtataaggatttaatgtgaaatttttacataaatggTCTATTATAGATACCATGAAAATTTTTCTAtgctcaattttgggtaaaaatggttaatttgcatgttttgggctcaatgactaaattgaataaaagtaaaactttagggtaatt harbors:
- the LOC105763640 gene encoding uncharacterized protein LOC105763640 codes for the protein MEALGGNGAFWGWKLPEIRNTKRPFPSKSKSSDSSAESTGSRGYRFPLKQAVTASSLALTGDTIAQLSSHWRKRKDSISGSSDTSKDIMPSIISDHDWLRALRMTSYGFLLYGPGSYAWYKYLDHCLPHQTPQNIMLKVLLNQIVLGPCVIGVVFAWNNLWLGKLSELPDKYQKDALPTLFYGFRFWIPVSLLNFWVVPLQARVAFMSVGSIFWNFYLSSTMSQ